From a region of the Pan paniscus chromosome 19, NHGRI_mPanPan1-v2.0_pri, whole genome shotgun sequence genome:
- the P3H4 gene encoding endoplasmic reticulum protein SC65 isoform X6 encodes MEWGVVAAQGVQVTAGDTPKAGARADGEDLTTLSDPLGKERRRRDPGPAPPCRLVPGAKTQRARRPPGARPCPLPSAGPPAQLRGAGGAAGMARVAWGLLWLLLGSAGAQYEKYSFRGFPPEDLMPLAAAYGHALEQYEGESWRESARYLEAALRLHRLLRDSEAFCHANCSGPAPAPKPDPDGGRADEWACELRLFGRVLERAACLRRCKRTLPAFQVPYPPRQLLRDFQSRLPYQYLHYALFKANRLEKAVAAAYTFLQRNPKHELTAKYLNYYRGMLDVADESLTDLEAQPYEAVFLRAVKLYNSGDFRSSTEDMERALADYLAVFARCLAGCEGAHEQVDFKDFYPAIADLFAESLQCKVDCEANLTPNVGGYFVDKFVATMYHYLQFAYYKLNDVRQAARSAASYMLFDPKDSVMQQNLVYYRFHRARWGLEEEDFQPREEAMLYHNQTAELRELLEFTHMYLQSDDEMELEETEPPLEPEDALSDAEFEGEGDYEEGMYADWWQEPDAKGDEAEAEPEPELA; translated from the exons ATGGAGTGGGGGGTGGTGGCAGCGCAAGGTGTGCAGGTGACAGCAG GGGACACCCCCAAGGCAGGAGCCCGGGCCGACGGAGAGGACTTAACGACACTATCGGACCCTCTGGGAAAAGAGAGGAGACGTCGTGACCCAGGCCCCGCCCCACCTTGCCGCCTCGTGCCCGGCGCTAAGACCCAGCGGGCGCGCCGCCCGCCCGGGGCCCGGCCCTGTCCCCTTCCGTCCGCGGGGCCGCCAGCTCAGCTCCGGGGAGCCGGCGGCGCGGCGGGCATGGCTCGGGTGGCGTGGGGGCTGCTGTGGTTGCTGCTGGGCAGCGCCGGGGCGCAGTACGAGAAGTACAGCTTCCGGGGCTTCCCGCCCGAGGACCTGATGCCGCTGGCCGCGGCCTACGGGCACGCTCTGGAGCAGTACGAGGGAGAGAGCTGGCGCGAGAGCGCGCGCTACCTGGAGGCGGCGCTGCGGCTGCACCGGCTCCTGCGCGACAGCGAGGCCTTCTGCCACGCCAACTGCAGCGGCCCCGCGCCCGCGCCCAAGCCCGACCCCGACGGCGGCCGCGCAGACGAGTGGGCCTGCGAGCTGCGGCTCTTCGGCCGCGTCCTGGAGCGAGCCGCCTGCCTGCGGCGCTGCAAGCGGACGCTGCCCGCCTTCCAGGTGCCCTACCCGCCGCGGCAGCTGCTGCGTGACTTCCAGAGCCGCCTGCCCTACCAGTACCTGCACTACGCGCTGTTCAAG GCTAACCGGCTGGAGAAGGCGGTGGCGGCGGCCTACACCTTCCTCCAGAGGAACCCGAAGCACGAGCTGACCGCCAAGTATCTCAACTACTATCGGGGGATGCTGGACGTCGCCGACGAGTCCCTCACGGACCTAGAGGCCCAGCCCTACGAG GCCGTGTTCCTCCGGGCTGTGAAGCTCTACAACAGCGGGGATTTCCGCAGCAGCACGGAGGACATGGAGCGGGCCTTGGCAGACTACCTGGCAGTCTTTGCCCGGTGCCTGGCCGGCTGTGAAGGGGCCCATGAGCAGGTGGACTTCAAGGACTTCTACCCGGCCATAGCAG ATCTCTTTGCAGAGTCCCTGCAGTGCAAGGTGGACTGTGAGGCCAATTTGACCCCCAATGTGGGTGGCTACTTCGTGGACAAGTTCGTGGCCACCATGTACCACTACCTGCAGTTTGCCTACTATAAGT TGAATGATGTGCGCCAGGCTGCCCGCAGCGCCGCCAGCTACATGCTCTTCGACCCCAAGGACAGCGTCATGCAGCAGAACCTGGTGTATTACCGGTTCCACCGGGCTCGCTGGGGCCTGGAAGAGGAGGACTTCCAGCCCCGGGAG GAGGCCATGCTCTACCACAACCAGACCGCCGAGCTGCGGGAGCTGCTGGAGTTCACCCACATGTACCTGCAGTCAGATGATGAG atggagctggaggagacAGAACCGCCCCTGGAGCCTGAGGATGCCCTATCTGACGCTGAGTTTGAGGGGGAGGGTGACTACGAGGAGGGCATGTATGCTGACTGGTGGCAGGAGCCGGATGCCAAGGGTGACGAGGCTGAGGCTG agCCAGAGCCTGAACTCGCATGA
- the P3H4 gene encoding endoplasmic reticulum protein SC65 isoform X3 translates to MEWGVVAAQGVQVTAGDTPKAGARADGEDLTTLSDPLGKERRRRDPGPAPPCRLVPGAKTQRARRPPGARPCPLPSAGPPAQLRGAGGAAGMARVAWGLLWLLLGSAGAQYEKYSFRGFPPEDLMPLAAAYGHALEQYEGESWRESARYLEAALRLHRLLRDSEAFCHANCSGPAPAPKPDPDGGRADEWACELRLFGRVLERAACLRRCKRTLPAFQVPYPPRQLLRDFQSRLPYQYLHYALFKANRLEKAVAAAYTFLQRNPKHELTAKYLNYYRGMLDVADESLTDLEAQPYEAVFLRAVKLYNSGDFRSSTEDMERALADYLAVFARCLAGCEGAHEQVDFKDFYPAIAGIRHPDHGGRSSHPQGPVRQMSPSCTWSTANAEEPAGRKALSVEKDAGCRGPSWECPRGWINLFAESLQCKVDCEANLTPNVGGYFVDKFVATMYHYLQFAYYKLNDVRQAARSAASYMLFDPKDSVMQQNLVYYRFHRARWGLEEEDFQPREEAMLYHNQTAELRELLEFTHMYLQSDDEMELEETEPPLEPEDALSDAEFEGEGDYEEGMYADWWQEPDAKGDEAEAEPEPELA, encoded by the exons ATGGAGTGGGGGGTGGTGGCAGCGCAAGGTGTGCAGGTGACAGCAG GGGACACCCCCAAGGCAGGAGCCCGGGCCGACGGAGAGGACTTAACGACACTATCGGACCCTCTGGGAAAAGAGAGGAGACGTCGTGACCCAGGCCCCGCCCCACCTTGCCGCCTCGTGCCCGGCGCTAAGACCCAGCGGGCGCGCCGCCCGCCCGGGGCCCGGCCCTGTCCCCTTCCGTCCGCGGGGCCGCCAGCTCAGCTCCGGGGAGCCGGCGGCGCGGCGGGCATGGCTCGGGTGGCGTGGGGGCTGCTGTGGTTGCTGCTGGGCAGCGCCGGGGCGCAGTACGAGAAGTACAGCTTCCGGGGCTTCCCGCCCGAGGACCTGATGCCGCTGGCCGCGGCCTACGGGCACGCTCTGGAGCAGTACGAGGGAGAGAGCTGGCGCGAGAGCGCGCGCTACCTGGAGGCGGCGCTGCGGCTGCACCGGCTCCTGCGCGACAGCGAGGCCTTCTGCCACGCCAACTGCAGCGGCCCCGCGCCCGCGCCCAAGCCCGACCCCGACGGCGGCCGCGCAGACGAGTGGGCCTGCGAGCTGCGGCTCTTCGGCCGCGTCCTGGAGCGAGCCGCCTGCCTGCGGCGCTGCAAGCGGACGCTGCCCGCCTTCCAGGTGCCCTACCCGCCGCGGCAGCTGCTGCGTGACTTCCAGAGCCGCCTGCCCTACCAGTACCTGCACTACGCGCTGTTCAAG GCTAACCGGCTGGAGAAGGCGGTGGCGGCGGCCTACACCTTCCTCCAGAGGAACCCGAAGCACGAGCTGACCGCCAAGTATCTCAACTACTATCGGGGGATGCTGGACGTCGCCGACGAGTCCCTCACGGACCTAGAGGCCCAGCCCTACGAG GCCGTGTTCCTCCGGGCTGTGAAGCTCTACAACAGCGGGGATTTCCGCAGCAGCACGGAGGACATGGAGCGGGCCTTGGCAGACTACCTGGCAGTCTTTGCCCGGTGCCTGGCCGGCTGTGAAGGGGCCCATGAGCAGGTGGACTTCAAGGACTTCTACCCGGCCATAGCAGGTATCCGCCACCCAGACCACGGTGGGCGGTCCTCTCACCCACAGGGCCCGGTAAGGCAGATGTCCCCTTCATGCACGTGGAGCACTGCGAATGCGGAGGAGCCAGCCGGGAGGAAGGCCTTGTCTGTTGAGAAAGACGCTGGGTGCAGGGGCCCCAGCTGGGAGTGTCCAAGGGGCTGGATCA ATCTCTTTGCAGAGTCCCTGCAGTGCAAGGTGGACTGTGAGGCCAATTTGACCCCCAATGTGGGTGGCTACTTCGTGGACAAGTTCGTGGCCACCATGTACCACTACCTGCAGTTTGCCTACTATAAGT TGAATGATGTGCGCCAGGCTGCCCGCAGCGCCGCCAGCTACATGCTCTTCGACCCCAAGGACAGCGTCATGCAGCAGAACCTGGTGTATTACCGGTTCCACCGGGCTCGCTGGGGCCTGGAAGAGGAGGACTTCCAGCCCCGGGAG GAGGCCATGCTCTACCACAACCAGACCGCCGAGCTGCGGGAGCTGCTGGAGTTCACCCACATGTACCTGCAGTCAGATGATGAG atggagctggaggagacAGAACCGCCCCTGGAGCCTGAGGATGCCCTATCTGACGCTGAGTTTGAGGGGGAGGGTGACTACGAGGAGGGCATGTATGCTGACTGGTGGCAGGAGCCGGATGCCAAGGGTGACGAGGCTGAGGCTG agCCAGAGCCTGAACTCGCATGA
- the P3H4 gene encoding endoplasmic reticulum protein SC65 isoform X5, with protein MGRGFLGFPSLAGSAPRLILYLGDTPKAGARADGEDLTTLSDPLGKERRRRDPGPAPPCRLVPGAKTQRARRPPGARPCPLPSAGPPAQLRGAGGAAGMARVAWGLLWLLLGSAGAQYEKYSFRGFPPEDLMPLAAAYGHALEQYEGESWRESARYLEAALRLHRLLRDSEAFCHANCSGPAPAPKPDPDGGRADEWACELRLFGRVLERAACLRRCKRTLPAFQVPYPPRQLLRDFQSRLPYQYLHYALFKANRLEKAVAAAYTFLQRNPKHELTAKYLNYYRGMLDVADESLTDLEAQPYEAVFLRAVKLYNSGDFRSSTEDMERALADYLAVFARCLAGCEGAHEQVDFKDFYPAIADLFAESLQCKVDCEANLTPNVGGYFVDKFVATMYHYLQFAYYKLNDVRQAARSAASYMLFDPKDSVMQQNLVYYRFHRARWGLEEEDFQPREEAMLYHNQTAELRELLEFTHMYLQSDDESQSLNSHEKGTPHTPQAWEAWCRWPHPHQPGQQQELFIKNLRWARCGGSHL; from the exons ATGGGGAGGGGCTTCCTGGGCTTCCCATCTCTGGCGGGAAGCGCTCCCCGACTCATTCTCTACCTAGGGGACACCCCCAAGGCAGGAGCCCGGGCCGACGGAGAGGACTTAACGACACTATCGGACCCTCTGGGAAAAGAGAGGAGACGTCGTGACCCAGGCCCCGCCCCACCTTGCCGCCTCGTGCCCGGCGCTAAGACCCAGCGGGCGCGCCGCCCGCCCGGGGCCCGGCCCTGTCCCCTTCCGTCCGCGGGGCCGCCAGCTCAGCTCCGGGGAGCCGGCGGCGCGGCGGGCATGGCTCGGGTGGCGTGGGGGCTGCTGTGGTTGCTGCTGGGCAGCGCCGGGGCGCAGTACGAGAAGTACAGCTTCCGGGGCTTCCCGCCCGAGGACCTGATGCCGCTGGCCGCGGCCTACGGGCACGCTCTGGAGCAGTACGAGGGAGAGAGCTGGCGCGAGAGCGCGCGCTACCTGGAGGCGGCGCTGCGGCTGCACCGGCTCCTGCGCGACAGCGAGGCCTTCTGCCACGCCAACTGCAGCGGCCCCGCGCCCGCGCCCAAGCCCGACCCCGACGGCGGCCGCGCAGACGAGTGGGCCTGCGAGCTGCGGCTCTTCGGCCGCGTCCTGGAGCGAGCCGCCTGCCTGCGGCGCTGCAAGCGGACGCTGCCCGCCTTCCAGGTGCCCTACCCGCCGCGGCAGCTGCTGCGTGACTTCCAGAGCCGCCTGCCCTACCAGTACCTGCACTACGCGCTGTTCAAG GCTAACCGGCTGGAGAAGGCGGTGGCGGCGGCCTACACCTTCCTCCAGAGGAACCCGAAGCACGAGCTGACCGCCAAGTATCTCAACTACTATCGGGGGATGCTGGACGTCGCCGACGAGTCCCTCACGGACCTAGAGGCCCAGCCCTACGAG GCCGTGTTCCTCCGGGCTGTGAAGCTCTACAACAGCGGGGATTTCCGCAGCAGCACGGAGGACATGGAGCGGGCCTTGGCAGACTACCTGGCAGTCTTTGCCCGGTGCCTGGCCGGCTGTGAAGGGGCCCATGAGCAGGTGGACTTCAAGGACTTCTACCCGGCCATAGCAG ATCTCTTTGCAGAGTCCCTGCAGTGCAAGGTGGACTGTGAGGCCAATTTGACCCCCAATGTGGGTGGCTACTTCGTGGACAAGTTCGTGGCCACCATGTACCACTACCTGCAGTTTGCCTACTATAAGT TGAATGATGTGCGCCAGGCTGCCCGCAGCGCCGCCAGCTACATGCTCTTCGACCCCAAGGACAGCGTCATGCAGCAGAACCTGGTGTATTACCGGTTCCACCGGGCTCGCTGGGGCCTGGAAGAGGAGGACTTCCAGCCCCGGGAG GAGGCCATGCTCTACCACAACCAGACCGCCGAGCTGCGGGAGCTGCTGGAGTTCACCCACATGTACCTGCAGTCAGATGATGAG agCCAGAGCCTGAACTCGCATGAGAAGGGGACACCCCACACCCCTCAAGCTTGGGAAGCCTGGTGCCGATGGCCCCACcctcaccagcctgggcagcagcaagaactatttattaaaaacttaagatgggccaggtgcggtggctcacacctgtaa
- the P3H4 gene encoding endoplasmic reticulum protein SC65 isoform X4, protein MGRGFLGFPSLAGSAPRLILYLGDTPKAGARADGEDLTTLSDPLGKERRRRDPGPAPPCRLVPGAKTQRARRPPGARPCPLPSAGPPAQLRGAGGAAGMARVAWGLLWLLLGSAGAQYEKYSFRGFPPEDLMPLAAAYGHALEQYEGESWRESARYLEAALRLHRLLRDSEAFCHANCSGPAPAPKPDPDGGRADEWACELRLFGRVLERAACLRRCKRTLPAFQVPYPPRQLLRDFQSRLPYQYLHYALFKANRLEKAVAAAYTFLQRNPKHELTAKYLNYYRGMLDVADESLTDLEAQPYEAVFLRAVKLYNSGDFRSSTEDMERALADYLAVFARCLAGCEGAHEQVDFKDFYPAIADLFAESLQCKVDCEANLTPNVGGYFVDKFVATMYHYLQFAYYKLNDVRQAARSAASYMLFDPKDSVMQQNLVYYRFHRARWGLEEEDFQPREEAMLYHNQTAELRELLEFTHMYLQSDDEMELEETEPPLEPEDALSDAEFEGEGDYEEGMYADWWQEPDAKGDEAEAEPEPELA, encoded by the exons ATGGGGAGGGGCTTCCTGGGCTTCCCATCTCTGGCGGGAAGCGCTCCCCGACTCATTCTCTACCTAGGGGACACCCCCAAGGCAGGAGCCCGGGCCGACGGAGAGGACTTAACGACACTATCGGACCCTCTGGGAAAAGAGAGGAGACGTCGTGACCCAGGCCCCGCCCCACCTTGCCGCCTCGTGCCCGGCGCTAAGACCCAGCGGGCGCGCCGCCCGCCCGGGGCCCGGCCCTGTCCCCTTCCGTCCGCGGGGCCGCCAGCTCAGCTCCGGGGAGCCGGCGGCGCGGCGGGCATGGCTCGGGTGGCGTGGGGGCTGCTGTGGTTGCTGCTGGGCAGCGCCGGGGCGCAGTACGAGAAGTACAGCTTCCGGGGCTTCCCGCCCGAGGACCTGATGCCGCTGGCCGCGGCCTACGGGCACGCTCTGGAGCAGTACGAGGGAGAGAGCTGGCGCGAGAGCGCGCGCTACCTGGAGGCGGCGCTGCGGCTGCACCGGCTCCTGCGCGACAGCGAGGCCTTCTGCCACGCCAACTGCAGCGGCCCCGCGCCCGCGCCCAAGCCCGACCCCGACGGCGGCCGCGCAGACGAGTGGGCCTGCGAGCTGCGGCTCTTCGGCCGCGTCCTGGAGCGAGCCGCCTGCCTGCGGCGCTGCAAGCGGACGCTGCCCGCCTTCCAGGTGCCCTACCCGCCGCGGCAGCTGCTGCGTGACTTCCAGAGCCGCCTGCCCTACCAGTACCTGCACTACGCGCTGTTCAAG GCTAACCGGCTGGAGAAGGCGGTGGCGGCGGCCTACACCTTCCTCCAGAGGAACCCGAAGCACGAGCTGACCGCCAAGTATCTCAACTACTATCGGGGGATGCTGGACGTCGCCGACGAGTCCCTCACGGACCTAGAGGCCCAGCCCTACGAG GCCGTGTTCCTCCGGGCTGTGAAGCTCTACAACAGCGGGGATTTCCGCAGCAGCACGGAGGACATGGAGCGGGCCTTGGCAGACTACCTGGCAGTCTTTGCCCGGTGCCTGGCCGGCTGTGAAGGGGCCCATGAGCAGGTGGACTTCAAGGACTTCTACCCGGCCATAGCAG ATCTCTTTGCAGAGTCCCTGCAGTGCAAGGTGGACTGTGAGGCCAATTTGACCCCCAATGTGGGTGGCTACTTCGTGGACAAGTTCGTGGCCACCATGTACCACTACCTGCAGTTTGCCTACTATAAGT TGAATGATGTGCGCCAGGCTGCCCGCAGCGCCGCCAGCTACATGCTCTTCGACCCCAAGGACAGCGTCATGCAGCAGAACCTGGTGTATTACCGGTTCCACCGGGCTCGCTGGGGCCTGGAAGAGGAGGACTTCCAGCCCCGGGAG GAGGCCATGCTCTACCACAACCAGACCGCCGAGCTGCGGGAGCTGCTGGAGTTCACCCACATGTACCTGCAGTCAGATGATGAG atggagctggaggagacAGAACCGCCCCTGGAGCCTGAGGATGCCCTATCTGACGCTGAGTTTGAGGGGGAGGGTGACTACGAGGAGGGCATGTATGCTGACTGGTGGCAGGAGCCGGATGCCAAGGGTGACGAGGCTGAGGCTG agCCAGAGCCTGAACTCGCATGA
- the P3H4 gene encoding endoplasmic reticulum protein SC65 isoform X2 has translation MGRGFLGFPSLAGSAPRLILYLGDTPKAGARADGEDLTTLSDPLGKERRRRDPGPAPPCRLVPGAKTQRARRPPGARPCPLPSAGPPAQLRGAGGAAGMARVAWGLLWLLLGSAGAQYEKYSFRGFPPEDLMPLAAAYGHALEQYEGESWRESARYLEAALRLHRLLRDSEAFCHANCSGPAPAPKPDPDGGRADEWACELRLFGRVLERAACLRRCKRTLPAFQVPYPPRQLLRDFQSRLPYQYLHYALFKANRLEKAVAAAYTFLQRNPKHELTAKYLNYYRGMLDVADESLTDLEAQPYEAVFLRAVKLYNSGDFRSSTEDMERALADYLAVFARCLAGCEGAHEQVDFKDFYPAIAGIRHPDHGGRSSHPQGPVRQMSPSCTWSTANAEEPAGRKALSVEKDAGCRGPSWECPRGWINLFAESLQCKVDCEANLTPNVGGYFVDKFVATMYHYLQFAYYKLNDVRQAARSAASYMLFDPKDSVMQQNLVYYRFHRARWGLEEEDFQPREEAMLYHNQTAELRELLEFTHMYLQSDDESQSLNSHEKGTPHTPQAWEAWCRWPHPHQPGQQQELFIKNLRWARCGGSHL, from the exons ATGGGGAGGGGCTTCCTGGGCTTCCCATCTCTGGCGGGAAGCGCTCCCCGACTCATTCTCTACCTAGGGGACACCCCCAAGGCAGGAGCCCGGGCCGACGGAGAGGACTTAACGACACTATCGGACCCTCTGGGAAAAGAGAGGAGACGTCGTGACCCAGGCCCCGCCCCACCTTGCCGCCTCGTGCCCGGCGCTAAGACCCAGCGGGCGCGCCGCCCGCCCGGGGCCCGGCCCTGTCCCCTTCCGTCCGCGGGGCCGCCAGCTCAGCTCCGGGGAGCCGGCGGCGCGGCGGGCATGGCTCGGGTGGCGTGGGGGCTGCTGTGGTTGCTGCTGGGCAGCGCCGGGGCGCAGTACGAGAAGTACAGCTTCCGGGGCTTCCCGCCCGAGGACCTGATGCCGCTGGCCGCGGCCTACGGGCACGCTCTGGAGCAGTACGAGGGAGAGAGCTGGCGCGAGAGCGCGCGCTACCTGGAGGCGGCGCTGCGGCTGCACCGGCTCCTGCGCGACAGCGAGGCCTTCTGCCACGCCAACTGCAGCGGCCCCGCGCCCGCGCCCAAGCCCGACCCCGACGGCGGCCGCGCAGACGAGTGGGCCTGCGAGCTGCGGCTCTTCGGCCGCGTCCTGGAGCGAGCCGCCTGCCTGCGGCGCTGCAAGCGGACGCTGCCCGCCTTCCAGGTGCCCTACCCGCCGCGGCAGCTGCTGCGTGACTTCCAGAGCCGCCTGCCCTACCAGTACCTGCACTACGCGCTGTTCAAG GCTAACCGGCTGGAGAAGGCGGTGGCGGCGGCCTACACCTTCCTCCAGAGGAACCCGAAGCACGAGCTGACCGCCAAGTATCTCAACTACTATCGGGGGATGCTGGACGTCGCCGACGAGTCCCTCACGGACCTAGAGGCCCAGCCCTACGAG GCCGTGTTCCTCCGGGCTGTGAAGCTCTACAACAGCGGGGATTTCCGCAGCAGCACGGAGGACATGGAGCGGGCCTTGGCAGACTACCTGGCAGTCTTTGCCCGGTGCCTGGCCGGCTGTGAAGGGGCCCATGAGCAGGTGGACTTCAAGGACTTCTACCCGGCCATAGCAGGTATCCGCCACCCAGACCACGGTGGGCGGTCCTCTCACCCACAGGGCCCGGTAAGGCAGATGTCCCCTTCATGCACGTGGAGCACTGCGAATGCGGAGGAGCCAGCCGGGAGGAAGGCCTTGTCTGTTGAGAAAGACGCTGGGTGCAGGGGCCCCAGCTGGGAGTGTCCAAGGGGCTGGATCA ATCTCTTTGCAGAGTCCCTGCAGTGCAAGGTGGACTGTGAGGCCAATTTGACCCCCAATGTGGGTGGCTACTTCGTGGACAAGTTCGTGGCCACCATGTACCACTACCTGCAGTTTGCCTACTATAAGT TGAATGATGTGCGCCAGGCTGCCCGCAGCGCCGCCAGCTACATGCTCTTCGACCCCAAGGACAGCGTCATGCAGCAGAACCTGGTGTATTACCGGTTCCACCGGGCTCGCTGGGGCCTGGAAGAGGAGGACTTCCAGCCCCGGGAG GAGGCCATGCTCTACCACAACCAGACCGCCGAGCTGCGGGAGCTGCTGGAGTTCACCCACATGTACCTGCAGTCAGATGATGAG agCCAGAGCCTGAACTCGCATGAGAAGGGGACACCCCACACCCCTCAAGCTTGGGAAGCCTGGTGCCGATGGCCCCACcctcaccagcctgggcagcagcaagaactatttattaaaaacttaagatgggccaggtgcggtggctcacacctgtaa
- the P3H4 gene encoding endoplasmic reticulum protein SC65 isoform X1 — translation MGRGFLGFPSLAGSAPRLILYLGDTPKAGARADGEDLTTLSDPLGKERRRRDPGPAPPCRLVPGAKTQRARRPPGARPCPLPSAGPPAQLRGAGGAAGMARVAWGLLWLLLGSAGAQYEKYSFRGFPPEDLMPLAAAYGHALEQYEGESWRESARYLEAALRLHRLLRDSEAFCHANCSGPAPAPKPDPDGGRADEWACELRLFGRVLERAACLRRCKRTLPAFQVPYPPRQLLRDFQSRLPYQYLHYALFKANRLEKAVAAAYTFLQRNPKHELTAKYLNYYRGMLDVADESLTDLEAQPYEAVFLRAVKLYNSGDFRSSTEDMERALADYLAVFARCLAGCEGAHEQVDFKDFYPAIAGIRHPDHGGRSSHPQGPVRQMSPSCTWSTANAEEPAGRKALSVEKDAGCRGPSWECPRGWINLFAESLQCKVDCEANLTPNVGGYFVDKFVATMYHYLQFAYYKLNDVRQAARSAASYMLFDPKDSVMQQNLVYYRFHRARWGLEEEDFQPREEAMLYHNQTAELRELLEFTHMYLQSDDEMELEETEPPLEPEDALSDAEFEGEGDYEEGMYADWWQEPDAKGDEAEAEPEPELA, via the exons ATGGGGAGGGGCTTCCTGGGCTTCCCATCTCTGGCGGGAAGCGCTCCCCGACTCATTCTCTACCTAGGGGACACCCCCAAGGCAGGAGCCCGGGCCGACGGAGAGGACTTAACGACACTATCGGACCCTCTGGGAAAAGAGAGGAGACGTCGTGACCCAGGCCCCGCCCCACCTTGCCGCCTCGTGCCCGGCGCTAAGACCCAGCGGGCGCGCCGCCCGCCCGGGGCCCGGCCCTGTCCCCTTCCGTCCGCGGGGCCGCCAGCTCAGCTCCGGGGAGCCGGCGGCGCGGCGGGCATGGCTCGGGTGGCGTGGGGGCTGCTGTGGTTGCTGCTGGGCAGCGCCGGGGCGCAGTACGAGAAGTACAGCTTCCGGGGCTTCCCGCCCGAGGACCTGATGCCGCTGGCCGCGGCCTACGGGCACGCTCTGGAGCAGTACGAGGGAGAGAGCTGGCGCGAGAGCGCGCGCTACCTGGAGGCGGCGCTGCGGCTGCACCGGCTCCTGCGCGACAGCGAGGCCTTCTGCCACGCCAACTGCAGCGGCCCCGCGCCCGCGCCCAAGCCCGACCCCGACGGCGGCCGCGCAGACGAGTGGGCCTGCGAGCTGCGGCTCTTCGGCCGCGTCCTGGAGCGAGCCGCCTGCCTGCGGCGCTGCAAGCGGACGCTGCCCGCCTTCCAGGTGCCCTACCCGCCGCGGCAGCTGCTGCGTGACTTCCAGAGCCGCCTGCCCTACCAGTACCTGCACTACGCGCTGTTCAAG GCTAACCGGCTGGAGAAGGCGGTGGCGGCGGCCTACACCTTCCTCCAGAGGAACCCGAAGCACGAGCTGACCGCCAAGTATCTCAACTACTATCGGGGGATGCTGGACGTCGCCGACGAGTCCCTCACGGACCTAGAGGCCCAGCCCTACGAG GCCGTGTTCCTCCGGGCTGTGAAGCTCTACAACAGCGGGGATTTCCGCAGCAGCACGGAGGACATGGAGCGGGCCTTGGCAGACTACCTGGCAGTCTTTGCCCGGTGCCTGGCCGGCTGTGAAGGGGCCCATGAGCAGGTGGACTTCAAGGACTTCTACCCGGCCATAGCAGGTATCCGCCACCCAGACCACGGTGGGCGGTCCTCTCACCCACAGGGCCCGGTAAGGCAGATGTCCCCTTCATGCACGTGGAGCACTGCGAATGCGGAGGAGCCAGCCGGGAGGAAGGCCTTGTCTGTTGAGAAAGACGCTGGGTGCAGGGGCCCCAGCTGGGAGTGTCCAAGGGGCTGGATCA ATCTCTTTGCAGAGTCCCTGCAGTGCAAGGTGGACTGTGAGGCCAATTTGACCCCCAATGTGGGTGGCTACTTCGTGGACAAGTTCGTGGCCACCATGTACCACTACCTGCAGTTTGCCTACTATAAGT TGAATGATGTGCGCCAGGCTGCCCGCAGCGCCGCCAGCTACATGCTCTTCGACCCCAAGGACAGCGTCATGCAGCAGAACCTGGTGTATTACCGGTTCCACCGGGCTCGCTGGGGCCTGGAAGAGGAGGACTTCCAGCCCCGGGAG GAGGCCATGCTCTACCACAACCAGACCGCCGAGCTGCGGGAGCTGCTGGAGTTCACCCACATGTACCTGCAGTCAGATGATGAG atggagctggaggagacAGAACCGCCCCTGGAGCCTGAGGATGCCCTATCTGACGCTGAGTTTGAGGGGGAGGGTGACTACGAGGAGGGCATGTATGCTGACTGGTGGCAGGAGCCGGATGCCAAGGGTGACGAGGCTGAGGCTG agCCAGAGCCTGAACTCGCATGA